The following are encoded in a window of Candidatus Fluviicola riflensis genomic DNA:
- a CDS encoding DNA-binding response regulator — protein sequence MRTIIIDDERLAREELKKLLKDYHEIEVIDEAKNPEEGIEKIKALKPDLVFLDIHMPGMTGFDMLQKLDEIPKVVFVTAHDEFALKAFDVKALDYVLKPVDPARLEETMRKIMANDDEFQSSAGAPKMDRSSRPLSITDSIFIKDGEKCFYVSLSKVRKFESDGNYVKVYFEGSRPLILRSLNSLEERLDPEHFFRANRKFIINLNWISLIENWFNGGLQVELKEGEKVEISRRQAIKFKEMMSI from the coding sequence ATGAGAACGATTATTATTGACGACGAACGTTTGGCTCGTGAAGAGTTGAAGAAATTGCTGAAAGATTATCACGAAATTGAAGTCATTGACGAAGCCAAAAATCCGGAAGAAGGCATTGAGAAAATCAAAGCGTTGAAACCCGATTTAGTATTTCTGGATATCCACATGCCGGGAATGACCGGTTTTGACATGTTGCAAAAACTGGACGAAATTCCGAAAGTGGTGTTTGTAACCGCACATGACGAATTTGCACTGAAAGCATTCGATGTTAAGGCATTGGATTATGTGTTGAAGCCAGTTGATCCGGCACGTTTGGAAGAAACGATGCGCAAAATTATGGCCAACGACGACGAATTTCAGTCGAGTGCCGGTGCGCCGAAAATGGATCGTTCTTCACGTCCGTTATCGATTACCGATTCGATCTTTATCAAAGACGGCGAGAAATGCTTTTATGTTTCACTGAGCAAGGTCCGAAAGTTCGAAAGCGACGGAAATTATGTAAAAGTCTACTTCGAAGGAAGCCGGCCACTGATTTTACGTTCGCTAAACAGTTTGGAAGAGCGCCTGGATCCGGAACATTTTTTCCGTGCCAACCGAAAGTTTATTATCAATCTCAATTGGATTTCCCTGATCGAGAACTGGTTCAACGGCGGTTTGCAGGTAGAATTAAAAGAAGGGGAGAAGGTTGAGATTTCGCGCAGACAGGCGATCAAGTTTAAGGAGATGATGTCTATTTAA
- a CDS encoding CTP synthetase — MSNSTKYVFVTGGVTSSLGKGIISASLAKLLQARGYSTTIQKLDPYINIDPGTLNPYEHGECFVTDDGAETDLDLGHYERFLNVPTSQANNVTTGRIYQSVIEKERRGEFLGKTVQVIPHITDEIKERIQILGKKGTFDIVITEIGGTVGDIESLPYVEAVRQMMWEYENDCIVIHLTLVPYLAAAGELKTKPTQHSVKQLLELGVQPDILCCRTEHELDLTLRKKIAKFCNVSMNAVIESRDAASIYDVPLLMQSEELDKVVLEKLGLPSRSTPDLTKWKSFLTRLKEPKQEVTIGLIGKYVELKDAYKSISESFIHGGVANESRVVVKWIHSESLTKDNIKSELAELDGILVAPGFGSRGISGKIEAVRYARENLVPFFGICLGMQCAVIEFARHVLGYDDAHTTEIAEDCKYPVISMMEEQKTISNLGGTMRLGSYKCQLKPDSRVSDAYNTESITERHRHRYEFNNAYLEEFEKAGMIATGKNPESGLVEVIELPSHPWFVGAQFHPEYKSTVDNPHPLFVAFVKAAIENKNK, encoded by the coding sequence ATGTCAAACAGTACCAAATATGTTTTTGTAACCGGGGGTGTTACTTCGTCACTTGGAAAGGGTATCATTTCGGCGTCTTTAGCCAAACTCCTTCAGGCAAGAGGTTATTCCACAACCATCCAGAAACTAGATCCTTACATCAATATTGATCCCGGAACACTTAATCCGTACGAGCATGGAGAATGCTTTGTAACGGACGACGGTGCTGAAACCGATTTGGATCTGGGGCACTACGAACGCTTCTTAAACGTTCCTACTTCTCAGGCCAATAATGTAACTACCGGACGTATTTACCAATCGGTGATCGAAAAAGAACGTCGCGGTGAGTTTTTAGGAAAAACTGTTCAGGTGATTCCTCATATTACCGACGAAATCAAAGAACGTATTCAAATCCTTGGTAAAAAAGGAACGTTTGACATTGTGATCACTGAAATCGGTGGTACCGTGGGCGATATCGAGTCGTTGCCTTATGTAGAGGCGGTTCGCCAGATGATGTGGGAATACGAAAACGATTGTATCGTGATTCACCTCACGTTGGTTCCTTACCTGGCTGCTGCCGGTGAGTTAAAAACAAAACCGACACAACACTCTGTAAAACAATTATTGGAGCTGGGAGTTCAACCCGACATTTTGTGCTGTCGTACGGAGCATGAGCTAGACCTTACGTTGCGTAAGAAAATTGCCAAGTTCTGTAACGTAAGTATGAATGCAGTAATTGAATCGCGTGATGCGGCTTCTATTTACGATGTTCCGTTGCTGATGCAATCCGAAGAATTGGATAAAGTTGTGTTGGAAAAATTAGGCCTTCCTTCCCGTTCTACTCCTGATTTAACGAAATGGAAATCATTCCTGACACGTTTGAAAGAGCCAAAACAGGAAGTAACCATCGGTTTGATCGGAAAATACGTGGAGTTGAAAGACGCTTATAAATCGATTAGTGAATCCTTTATTCACGGAGGCGTGGCCAATGAAAGCCGTGTGGTGGTGAAATGGATTCATTCCGAATCATTGACCAAAGACAATATCAAATCAGAATTAGCTGAACTGGACGGAATCCTTGTCGCGCCGGGCTTCGGTTCGCGTGGAATTTCCGGTAAAATCGAAGCTGTTCGTTACGCTCGCGAGAACCTGGTTCCTTTCTTTGGAATTTGCCTCGGGATGCAATGCGCCGTGATTGAATTCGCGCGTCACGTACTCGGATACGACGATGCACACACCACTGAAATTGCTGAGGATTGTAAGTATCCGGTGATTTCAATGATGGAAGAACAGAAAACCATTTCCAATTTAGGCGGAACCATGCGTTTGGGTTCGTATAAATGCCAGTTGAAACCGGATTCCCGTGTTTCGGATGCCTACAATACCGAATCCATTACCGAACGTCACCGTCACCGTTACGAGTTCAACAACGCGTATTTGGAAGAATTCGAGAAAGCGGGAATGATTGCAACCGGTAAAAACCCTGAATCAGGATTGGTGGAAGTGATTGAATTGCCGAGCCACCCATGGTTTGTGGGAGCTCAGTTTCACCCGGAATATAAAAGTACGGTAGACAATCCGCATCCGCTATTTGTGGCTTTCGTGAAAGCTGCTATTGAAAACAAAAACAAATAA
- a CDS encoding MBL fold metallo-hydrolase — MNIEQIYTGCIAHAAYYLESNGEAAIFDPLREVQPYIDRAAANGAKIKYVFETHFHADFVSGHLDLAKKTGAKIVYGPTAKPGFEALVADDNQVFEVGACKVKVIHTPGHTMESTTYLLIDENGKEHGIITGDTLFIGDVGRPDLAQHVIAELTQEKLANHLFDSLRNKIMPLSDDLIVYPNHGAGSACGKKMSKETTDTLGHQKQTNYALRADMTREEFVKELLTGLTSPPAYFPKNVLMNIQGYDSLDTILERGNKSLSPDRFEAMAEVTRGLILDTRAPEVFAKGFIPNAINIGLDGNFAMWVGELIPDIKQQILLITDKGREEEAIIRLSRVGYDYTIGYLEGGFDAWKQTGRGIDQVERLSAVELEQMMPSDPLIIDIRKKSEFDSEHILNAVNLPLNELNNRFFELPSDKPFIMHCGGGYRSMIAASILKSRGYHNFKDVEGGMDAIAKTSIPKTDYVCPTTLL, encoded by the coding sequence ATGAACATAGAACAGATTTATACAGGTTGCATCGCCCACGCGGCATATTACCTCGAAAGCAACGGTGAAGCGGCCATTTTTGATCCGCTCAGAGAAGTACAACCCTACATTGATCGCGCTGCGGCTAACGGCGCAAAGATCAAGTATGTATTTGAAACTCATTTTCACGCCGATTTTGTGTCGGGACACCTCGATTTGGCAAAGAAAACCGGAGCGAAAATTGTGTACGGTCCAACTGCCAAACCCGGTTTTGAAGCTTTGGTAGCTGATGATAATCAGGTGTTTGAAGTGGGCGCCTGCAAGGTAAAAGTGATCCACACACCCGGACACACGATGGAAAGTACCACTTACCTGCTGATCGATGAAAACGGGAAAGAACACGGTATCATTACCGGAGACACGTTGTTTATCGGCGACGTGGGTCGGCCGGACCTGGCGCAGCATGTGATTGCCGAACTGACACAGGAAAAACTGGCCAATCATTTATTCGATTCACTGCGCAACAAAATTATGCCGTTGTCAGACGATCTGATCGTGTACCCGAATCATGGAGCCGGTAGTGCGTGCGGAAAGAAAATGAGCAAGGAAACGACAGATACACTAGGCCATCAGAAACAAACCAATTACGCCTTGCGAGCAGATATGACACGCGAAGAATTTGTGAAAGAATTACTCACCGGTTTAACATCTCCCCCGGCCTATTTTCCTAAAAATGTATTGATGAACATTCAAGGATACGATAGTCTGGATACGATTCTGGAGCGTGGTAATAAATCACTGTCGCCCGACCGTTTTGAAGCGATGGCGGAAGTCACCAGGGGGCTGATTCTCGATACACGCGCACCGGAAGTGTTTGCCAAGGGGTTCATCCCGAATGCCATCAATATCGGACTCGACGGCAATTTTGCCATGTGGGTGGGCGAATTGATTCCGGATATCAAACAACAGATCTTACTAATTACCGATAAAGGCCGTGAAGAAGAAGCCATCATTCGGTTGTCGCGTGTGGGGTATGATTATACAATTGGCTACCTGGAAGGTGGTTTTGATGCCTGGAAGCAGACCGGACGCGGGATTGATCAGGTAGAACGGTTGTCGGCTGTTGAGTTGGAACAGATGATGCCTTCTGATCCGCTGATCATTGATATCCGCAAGAAAAGTGAGTTTGATTCGGAACATATCCTAAACGCGGTGAACTTACCGTTGAACGAACTCAACAACCGGTTTTTTGAGTTACCTTCAGACAAACCGTTTATCATGCATTGCGGAGGCGGCTACCGGAGCATGATTGCAGCCTCCATCTTAAAGTCGCGCGGTTATCACAACTTCAAAGACGTGGAAGGCGGCATGGATGCAATCGCAAAAACAAGCATCCCTAAAACCGACTATGTTTGCCCCACTACGCTGCTTTAG